One Microcoleus sp. AS-A8 DNA window includes the following coding sequences:
- the hpsB gene encoding hormogonium polysaccharide secretion pseudopilin HpsB: MNTLKQPQPPTPSTQSGFTLIECLLAIIIVSVLMVAIAPAVVISTATRLQARRVELATQSARAYVDGVRSGSIPPPPNVIYFKNQSKDDLSGASLFTSAGVPTGAAGWSCTPGYVTQPVAPTLANAAQYYCPDGNSTWQLYCVDLDGGGCSSTSPKDLVIQSFRSITVPPPPATPNYTQLPVDPAEANKGYFLGIRVYRADGLKDSGALRKTSVDAQGTSRRQLTHTAGVGDSKSPLVELTTEIGPAAQNDPSGRWKELCKRLGGAGCPP; the protein is encoded by the coding sequence ATGAACACGCTCAAGCAACCGCAACCCCCAACCCCATCCACCCAGTCAGGGTTCACACTCATTGAGTGCTTACTCGCGATCATTATTGTCAGCGTGTTAATGGTCGCGATCGCACCGGCGGTTGTCATTTCTACTGCCACCCGACTCCAAGCGCGTCGGGTGGAACTGGCAACCCAATCCGCTAGAGCCTATGTAGATGGCGTTCGTTCCGGGAGTATTCCACCACCGCCAAATGTGATCTACTTCAAAAACCAGAGTAAGGATGATTTGTCAGGTGCAAGCCTGTTCACTAGCGCTGGAGTTCCCACGGGTGCAGCAGGCTGGAGTTGTACGCCCGGTTATGTCACTCAACCCGTCGCACCAACGCTGGCGAATGCTGCCCAGTATTATTGCCCAGATGGGAATAGCACCTGGCAGCTATATTGTGTCGATCTCGATGGTGGTGGCTGTAGTAGTACCTCTCCTAAAGACTTGGTCATTCAGTCATTCCGTAGCATCACTGTTCCCCCTCCCCCTGCCACTCCCAATTACACCCAACTTCCCGTAGATCCAGCAGAGGCGAACAAGGGCTATTTTTTAGGTATTCGAGTTTACAGGGCTGATGGGTTAAAAGACAGTGGAGCCTTGAGGAAGACTTCGGTTGATGCACAGGGTACAAGCAGAAGGCAATTGACTCATACCGCTGGGGTTGGTGATAGCAAATCTCCCCTAGTGGAATTGACTACAGAGATTGGACCTGCGGCTCAAAATGACCCAAGTGGGAGATGGAAGGAGCTTTGTAAGCGACTTGGAGGTGCGGGTTGTCCTCCCTAA
- a CDS encoding prepilin-type N-terminal cleavage/methylation domain-containing protein, with protein MKKTAFLLKLRTHLVQKIPAINNSSYPGDSGYTLIELLVITIIIGILAAIAAPGWLGFINQRRVSAANEVVLRALQEAQNLAKSRKLSYSVAFGTKDDVPAIAVYQTGTTPSDAEWRSLGKDLALKPGQVVLGSNLADGHNQKAGSSPSLGNLSPTTDNSALKKMISFDYFGALYRGSSDPETDLTIAVAASNGNGYIESTMRCVKVKSLLGSLKTGKGAECKN; from the coding sequence ATGAAAAAAACAGCTTTCTTATTGAAACTTAGAACCCACCTTGTACAAAAAATACCCGCAATTAATAACTCTTCCTACCCAGGAGATTCGGGTTACACATTAATAGAACTGTTGGTCATAACGATCATCATCGGTATCTTAGCAGCGATCGCCGCTCCGGGTTGGCTTGGCTTCATCAACCAGCGCCGGGTGAGTGCGGCTAACGAAGTTGTCCTCAGAGCGCTACAGGAAGCACAGAATCTGGCTAAAAGCAGAAAACTAAGCTACAGCGTTGCCTTTGGAACTAAAGATGATGTTCCTGCAATCGCTGTTTATCAAACTGGCACTACTCCTAGCGACGCTGAATGGAGAAGTTTGGGCAAGGATTTAGCCCTCAAACCAGGGCAAGTTGTACTGGGTAGTAACCTAGCCGATGGTCACAACCAGAAGGCAGGTTCTAGTCCTTCTTTGGGTAATTTGAGTCCTACAACCGATAATTCGGCTCTTAAGAAGATGATTAGCTTTGACTACTTCGGTGCTTTGTACAGAGGCTCGTCAGATCCGGAGACAGATTTAACAATTGCAGTAGCTGCCAGCAATGGTAATGGTTATATTGAATCAACAATGCGCTGTGTTAAAGTCAAATCCCTTTTAGGGTCGCTCAAAACAGGCAAAGGAGCTGAGTGTAAGAACTAG
- the hpsC gene encoding hormogonium polysaccharide secretion pseudopilin HpsC — MIKLLQLFLTYKFRTTQPVQKNGGFTLIELLVGMILAFLVIIPLLGFMVNLLQTDRQEQAKANSEQELQAAADYIARDVEQAVYIYDGYGLGKIQASLPTVANSVPVLAFWKRQIIQDIIDTPKGNDDAFVYSLVVYYLTQSDNTCASGTWSCTARIQRVQLRDAVKVKDPSNPNVERIIQPKDNGFVLFNPEFAASEEDSMNAWPYGASTAGAKAPEVLIDYIDHTPLPANTPWCPPITRKRDPLPTGYDLTTASKVPVTPASAGFLACVDVENTTAQISIRGNSLARIQLKTPNPPQYSSDKSVATYFPTVRIQVQGRGVFKINQKS, encoded by the coding sequence ATGATTAAACTACTTCAATTATTCCTAACCTACAAATTCAGAACGACTCAGCCAGTTCAAAAAAATGGTGGCTTTACCCTGATCGAGCTGCTAGTCGGTATGATCCTGGCATTTTTGGTGATTATACCTTTGTTAGGATTCATGGTTAATCTATTACAAACAGATCGGCAAGAACAAGCAAAAGCGAATTCCGAACAAGAGCTTCAAGCCGCCGCTGATTATATAGCTAGAGATGTAGAGCAAGCGGTTTATATCTATGATGGCTATGGACTTGGGAAGATTCAGGCAAGCCTGCCAACTGTGGCTAACAGCGTTCCTGTTCTTGCCTTTTGGAAGCGGCAAATTATTCAGGACATTATAGATACACCCAAGGGCAATGATGATGCCTTTGTTTATTCCCTCGTTGTCTACTACCTAACCCAGAGTGATAATACCTGTGCTAGCGGTACTTGGTCATGTACAGCTCGAATTCAGAGAGTTCAATTAAGAGATGCGGTAAAGGTTAAGGATCCAAGTAATCCTAATGTGGAAAGAATTATCCAACCTAAAGACAATGGTTTTGTGTTATTCAACCCCGAATTCGCTGCTTCTGAAGAAGATAGTATGAACGCATGGCCCTATGGTGCGTCTACTGCGGGAGCAAAAGCTCCTGAAGTCTTGATTGATTATATTGACCACACCCCCCTTCCCGCCAATACTCCGTGGTGTCCACCCATAACACGCAAGAGAGATCCACTACCCACGGGTTATGACCTAACTACAGCCTCGAAAGTTCCAGTAACCCCTGCATCAGCTGGCTTTTTGGCTTGTGTGGACGTTGAAAACACCACAGCACAAATCTCCATTCGAGGAAACAGCCTAGCTCGTATTCAACTGAAAACACCAAACCCACCTCAATATAGTAGTGACAAATCTGTAGCAACCTACTTTCCTACAGTCCGTATCCAAGTACAAGGGCGTGGTGTATTCAAAATCAATCAGAAAAGTTAA
- a CDS encoding GAF domain-containing protein → MFPTVNQAFQFLQTLSQSPGRQAALLRKIVDRIRNSLELQVVLQTAVDEVATLLKLDSCIFLWYLKDTQQIRVVCERTHDSHSYSLLGYYPLESFGAVASAVATGKLMMENGRVAPQGRLLRLVLRKPPWLKQVLRQHGKNRQNQGNQSPHDFPENDSQADRQVLGYQANLLIPVTGKEDGIGFMACLSKQPRRWSAAEIEFLESIAESLEVAIRQAQLYEQTQKQAIRERLLNHIINQTRQSFDIETILTEAIAQLLEALQIDRCLVHLVENPHNPDLGKYQPECLLTSQKGDAFRRKHLYEVYRPPFSPSIDDFDLTGPITQWVIQHRQLVMIPDITQDERIGANNIEYQKAQIKSSLVMPVQANGTLQALLYLNQCSQIRDWSKNDQELAQSVADQLAISLQQAYLYACTQQQARESALQAQKMSEMLEELRLAQTQLIQSEKMSSLGRMVAGVAHEINNPVNFIYGNIPYVENYVRDLIRLVQAYQLYYPQPAAHIQHLAEETDMDFLLRDLPKILKSMESGAERIHEIVQVLQKFAGSQVAPLKVIDLNAALESTLLILHSQMNSEIQVERSYDHLPPVECYPKPINQAFLCILTNAMEALKRSPNDHKVITVQTKWLPSIEIGDMGRVQIAIRDNGLGIQPEIQPRIFEPFFTTKEVGQGRGLGLTVTYQTIVNQHHGRLDVRSGLSQGAEFLLEIPVRHPKPMKSDQEGDPGLGNRDWRVDMGKNPSPQTSLPSLQSSIPNL, encoded by the coding sequence GTGTTCCCTACTGTCAATCAGGCTTTTCAATTTCTGCAAACCTTGAGCCAGTCCCCTGGACGACAAGCCGCGCTCTTAAGGAAAATCGTGGATCGCATCCGAAATTCGCTGGAATTGCAAGTAGTCCTGCAAACGGCGGTGGATGAAGTCGCAACCTTGCTCAAATTAGATAGCTGTATTTTTTTATGGTATCTCAAGGATACACAGCAGATCAGAGTCGTCTGTGAACGCACCCACGATTCGCACTCTTACTCTCTTTTGGGCTACTATCCCCTAGAAAGCTTTGGAGCTGTCGCCTCTGCTGTCGCTACGGGTAAGCTGATGATGGAGAACGGTAGGGTAGCCCCCCAGGGAAGATTGTTACGTTTGGTTCTGCGAAAACCTCCCTGGTTAAAACAAGTGTTAAGACAGCACGGAAAAAATAGGCAGAACCAGGGGAATCAATCGCCTCATGATTTCCCGGAAAATGACTCTCAAGCGGATAGACAAGTTTTAGGTTATCAGGCGAACCTACTGATTCCCGTCACAGGTAAAGAAGATGGGATTGGGTTCATGGCCTGTCTTTCAAAGCAACCTCGCCGTTGGTCGGCGGCAGAAATAGAGTTTTTAGAGTCGATCGCCGAATCGTTAGAAGTTGCAATCCGTCAAGCGCAGCTCTATGAACAGACCCAAAAACAAGCGATTCGCGAACGCTTGCTCAATCATATTATCAACCAAACCCGTCAAAGTTTCGACATCGAGACCATCTTAACCGAAGCGATCGCCCAGCTATTGGAGGCATTGCAAATTGATCGGTGTCTCGTTCATCTCGTCGAGAACCCGCACAACCCAGATCTAGGTAAATACCAACCCGAATGTCTTCTCACTAGTCAAAAGGGTGATGCTTTCCGACGGAAACATCTGTATGAAGTTTACCGTCCGCCCTTTTCCCCCTCCATAGATGACTTTGACCTAACAGGACCGATCACGCAGTGGGTGATCCAACATCGGCAACTGGTGATGATTCCCGACATTACCCAAGATGAACGGATTGGTGCCAACAACATTGAGTACCAAAAAGCACAGATCAAATCCTCACTAGTGATGCCCGTACAAGCTAACGGTACACTCCAAGCCCTGCTTTATCTCAATCAGTGTTCGCAGATCCGCGATTGGTCAAAGAATGACCAAGAACTCGCCCAGTCCGTAGCGGATCAACTCGCCATTTCCTTACAACAAGCCTATCTGTATGCCTGTACCCAGCAACAAGCTAGAGAAAGCGCACTGCAAGCCCAAAAAATGTCGGAAATGCTGGAAGAACTACGATTAGCGCAAACCCAGCTGATCCAAAGCGAAAAAATGTCGAGTTTAGGTCGAATGGTAGCTGGGGTGGCTCATGAAATCAATAATCCGGTTAACTTTATCTACGGCAACATCCCCTATGTAGAAAATTACGTGCGTGACCTGATTCGATTAGTACAAGCTTACCAATTGTACTATCCTCAGCCTGCCGCCCACATCCAACATCTGGCGGAGGAAACCGATATGGATTTTTTACTCAGAGATTTGCCCAAGATTCTCAAATCCATGGAATCTGGAGCCGAGCGAATTCATGAGATCGTTCAGGTTTTACAAAAATTTGCGGGTAGCCAGGTTGCCCCCCTGAAAGTTATCGATCTCAATGCCGCGTTAGAGAGTACGCTATTGATTCTGCACAGCCAGATGAATAGCGAGATCCAGGTCGAGCGTTCCTATGACCACTTACCGCCCGTGGAGTGTTACCCAAAGCCGATTAATCAAGCCTTCCTGTGCATTCTCACGAACGCGATGGAAGCACTCAAGCGTTCGCCTAACGATCATAAAGTCATCACAGTGCAGACGAAATGGTTACCCAGCATTGAAATCGGAGATATGGGGCGAGTGCAGATTGCGATCCGAGATAATGGGTTAGGAATTCAACCAGAAATTCAGCCCAGGATTTTTGAGCCGTTTTTCACCACCAAAGAAGTGGGTCAAGGTAGAGGATTGGGACTAACGGTCACTTATCAAACCATTGTCAACCAACACCATGGTCGATTAGATGTTAGATCTGGACTCAGTCAAGGCGCAGAGTTCCTGTTGGAAATTCCGGTGAGACATCCCAAACCCATGAAATCTGACCAAGAAGGAGATCCGGGATTAGGAAACAGGGATTGGAGAGTAGACATGGGAAAGAATCCTAGTCCCCAGACTTCATTACCCAGCCTCCAGTCCTCAATACCCAACCTATAA
- a CDS encoding thioredoxin domain-containing protein, with protein MSNRLAHSQSLYLRKHAENPIDWWPWCDEALETAKVANKPIFLSIGYSSCHWCTVMEGEAFSNAAIAEFMNANFLPIKVDREERPDIDSIYMQALQMMTGQGGWPLNVFLTPDERVPFYGGTYFPVAPRYGRPGFLQVLQAVRRFYDLEKTKLQTFKEEILTNLQQVSVPPGGEPLSEDLLERGIETNTGVVSAASYGPSFPMMPYAELVLRGTRFKFESKYDSFQAARSRGLDLAKGGIYDHVAGGFHRYTVDATWTVPHFEKMLYDNGQIVEYLANLWSSGITEPAFKRAIAGTVQWLRREMTSPQGFFYAAQDADSFSEPHAVEPEEGAFYVWSYGELEQLLTPEELTELKQQFTITAEGNFEGTNVLQRRHSQELSETVEAALAKLFAVRYGSKPDVLDTFPPARNNQEAKRNDWPGRIPAVTDTKMIVAWNSLMISGLARAYSVFHQPEYWQLAADAAQFILNYQWVQGRFHRLNYDGQPSVLAQSEDYALFIKALLDLHQASWSVSRAHLESSNQPSNHQPSNLQPSNIQPSYWLEKAIRVQEEFDEFLWSVELGGYYNAASDASGELLVRERSYADNATPSANGIAIANLVRLALLTEDLQYLDQAEQALQAFSRVMNQSPQVCPSLFTALDWYCHCTLIRSSDDFLTSLSTRYWPASIFQLETQLPQDVVGLVCQGLSCKEPAYTVEQLLEQVQQSQTRASEVD; from the coding sequence ATGAGCAATCGTCTTGCCCACTCTCAAAGCCTTTATCTCCGTAAACACGCTGAAAACCCCATTGATTGGTGGCCTTGGTGTGATGAAGCCTTGGAAACAGCAAAGGTGGCTAATAAGCCAATTTTTCTTTCGATTGGGTACTCTAGTTGCCACTGGTGCACGGTGATGGAAGGAGAAGCATTTTCTAATGCCGCGATCGCCGAGTTCATGAACGCCAATTTCCTGCCGATTAAGGTAGACCGGGAAGAGCGACCGGATATTGATAGCATTTACATGCAGGCGTTGCAGATGATGACGGGTCAAGGCGGTTGGCCTCTGAACGTTTTTCTCACTCCTGATGAGCGGGTGCCGTTTTATGGTGGCACCTACTTTCCTGTGGCACCCCGCTACGGACGCCCCGGATTTTTGCAAGTGCTGCAAGCGGTTCGTCGCTTCTACGATCTAGAAAAAACCAAGCTTCAAACTTTTAAAGAAGAGATTCTCACAAACCTCCAGCAGGTGAGTGTCCCTCCTGGAGGCGAACCATTGAGCGAAGACTTGCTAGAGCGTGGGATCGAGACGAATACTGGTGTTGTCAGTGCCGCTAGCTATGGCCCCAGCTTCCCGATGATGCCTTATGCTGAACTGGTACTGAGGGGGACTCGGTTTAAGTTTGAGTCTAAATATGATTCTTTTCAAGCGGCGCGATCGCGTGGATTAGACCTGGCAAAAGGTGGCATTTACGATCATGTGGCAGGTGGGTTTCACCGTTACACGGTTGACGCCACATGGACGGTGCCTCACTTTGAGAAAATGCTCTATGACAATGGGCAAATTGTTGAGTATCTGGCGAATTTGTGGAGTTCAGGCATCACCGAACCTGCGTTTAAACGAGCGATCGCGGGTACTGTCCAATGGCTCAGGCGGGAAATGACCTCACCTCAGGGGTTCTTTTATGCCGCTCAGGATGCCGACAGCTTCAGTGAACCCCATGCGGTTGAGCCAGAGGAAGGGGCGTTTTATGTCTGGAGTTATGGGGAATTGGAACAACTCTTAACCCCTGAAGAGTTAACGGAACTCAAGCAGCAATTTACAATTACAGCCGAGGGCAACTTTGAAGGGACAAACGTTTTGCAGCGCCGTCACTCCCAGGAGTTAAGTGAGACGGTTGAAGCTGCTTTAGCTAAACTGTTTGCCGTGCGTTATGGTTCAAAGCCCGATGTCTTAGACACGTTCCCACCCGCCCGCAATAATCAGGAAGCGAAACGGAATGATTGGCCGGGTCGGATTCCAGCGGTAACCGATACAAAAATGATTGTCGCCTGGAATAGCTTGATGATTTCTGGTTTAGCGCGAGCGTACAGTGTATTTCATCAGCCAGAATATTGGCAATTAGCCGCAGATGCAGCTCAGTTCATCTTAAATTACCAATGGGTGCAGGGACGCTTCCACCGACTCAATTATGACGGTCAACCCTCAGTGCTGGCGCAGTCTGAAGATTACGCCCTGTTTATCAAAGCGCTGTTGGATTTGCATCAAGCGAGTTGGTCAGTGAGCAGGGCGCACCTGGAAAGTTCAAACCAACCTTCTAACCATCAACCTTCAAATCTTCAACCTTCTAACATTCAACCTTCCTACTGGCTAGAGAAAGCGATTCGGGTGCAGGAAGAGTTTGATGAATTCCTGTGGAGTGTGGAATTAGGAGGGTATTACAATGCCGCTAGTGATGCTAGTGGTGAGTTGTTAGTGAGGGAGCGTAGCTATGCTGATAATGCCACCCCCTCGGCGAATGGAATTGCGATCGCCAATCTGGTGCGTCTGGCTTTGCTAACGGAAGACCTCCAGTACCTCGATCAGGCAGAGCAAGCTCTGCAAGCCTTTAGTCGGGTGATGAACCAGTCTCCCCAGGTGTGTCCCAGCTTATTTACGGCCTTGGATTGGTATTGCCACTGTACCCTGATTCGCTCTAGTGATGATTTCCTGACTTCCCTGAGTACTCGCTACTGGCCAGCCAGTATCTTTCAATTAGAAACCCAATTACCCCAAGATGTAGTGGGTTTAGTCTGCCAGGGACTCAGTTGCAAAGAACCAGCCTATACGGTTGAGCAGTTGTTAGAGCAAGTGCAGCAAAGTCAAACCAGAGCCTCGGAGGTGGATTAA
- a CDS encoding penicillin-binding protein 2, protein MMAAGLGILVNLYRLQVTQAPVLEERARRQQMVYLRPFVPRRSIVDRNGNVLATDRPAYTLYAHPKLFKMSKGEMAALLAPILGKSSTDLEKRFNQKQSGIRLSYALTEDVADQVARLQANGLELIQQYSRLYPQQDLAADVVGYVNVDHRGQAGVEYSQEDVLERAVRTLRLSRAGNGALMPDHVPEGFLHFDDLRLQLTLDSRLQRAARFALKQKMEEFGADRGSVIVMDVRDGSLLAMATEPTYNPNQYSKFDVGRFKNWALSDLYEPGSTFKPLNVAIALEAGAIQPDNMFNDTGQIQFGQWQIANFDFESKGGHGLISVSKILEYSSNIGMVRIIQQMKSKAYYSWLERLGLGQKVAIDLPFETAGQLKSERRFTAGPVNAATASFGQGFSLTPIQLTQMHAALANGGKLVTPHVVQGLFDSKGQLHWQPRRPAPRSIFSPKTTQAVIEMMENVVTQGTGKNAQIPGYRIAGKTGTAQKASPTGGYYSNAKITSFVGIFPVESPRYVVLAVVDDPKGKEAFGSTVTAPIVKSVVEALISIERIPPSQPIEPTN, encoded by the coding sequence ATGATGGCAGCGGGTCTGGGTATCTTAGTCAATTTGTATCGATTGCAAGTCACGCAAGCGCCTGTGCTGGAGGAACGAGCTCGTCGGCAGCAGATGGTGTATCTGCGTCCCTTTGTCCCCCGGCGTTCGATTGTTGACCGGAACGGTAATGTGCTTGCCACAGATCGCCCTGCATACACCCTATATGCCCACCCTAAGCTGTTCAAAATGTCTAAGGGGGAAATGGCGGCATTACTCGCTCCAATTCTGGGCAAGTCCTCAACCGATTTAGAGAAGCGCTTCAATCAAAAACAGAGTGGGATTCGGCTTAGTTATGCCTTAACCGAAGACGTAGCAGATCAGGTGGCTCGGCTTCAAGCTAATGGTCTAGAGCTGATTCAACAATACTCTCGTCTTTATCCGCAGCAGGATTTAGCGGCAGATGTGGTGGGCTATGTTAATGTCGATCACCGGGGACAGGCCGGAGTGGAGTATTCTCAGGAGGATGTACTCGAACGAGCTGTTCGCACGCTCCGACTCAGCCGCGCCGGCAATGGCGCACTGATGCCTGACCATGTTCCTGAAGGATTTCTGCACTTTGATGACTTGCGGTTGCAATTAACCCTCGACAGTCGCCTGCAAAGGGCTGCCCGCTTTGCCCTGAAGCAAAAAATGGAGGAGTTTGGTGCGGATCGGGGCAGTGTGATTGTGATGGATGTCCGGGATGGTTCTCTGTTAGCAATGGCGACAGAGCCAACCTATAATCCCAACCAGTACTCGAAGTTTGATGTGGGTCGATTTAAGAACTGGGCGCTTTCAGATCTGTACGAACCCGGTTCGACGTTCAAACCTTTAAACGTCGCGATCGCTTTAGAGGCCGGTGCGATTCAACCCGACAACATGTTTAACGATACGGGTCAAATTCAGTTTGGACAGTGGCAGATTGCCAACTTTGACTTTGAATCCAAAGGGGGTCATGGCCTCATCAGTGTTAGTAAGATTCTGGAATACTCCAGCAATATTGGTATGGTTCGGATCATCCAACAGATGAAGTCGAAGGCTTACTATAGCTGGTTAGAAAGGCTCGGTTTGGGGCAAAAAGTGGCGATTGATTTGCCCTTCGAGACCGCAGGACAGCTCAAAAGTGAGCGGCGATTTACGGCGGGGCCTGTTAATGCGGCAACAGCCTCGTTTGGTCAAGGCTTTTCGTTAACCCCCATTCAACTCACTCAGATGCACGCCGCTTTAGCTAATGGGGGCAAGCTCGTGACTCCCCATGTTGTTCAGGGGCTATTTGATAGTAAAGGACAACTCCACTGGCAACCCCGCCGCCCAGCACCACGATCCATCTTCTCCCCAAAAACCACCCAGGCGGTGATTGAGATGATGGAAAATGTCGTCACTCAGGGCACTGGAAAAAATGCCCAAATTCCGGGTTACCGAATTGCTGGGAAAACAGGTACGGCTCAGAAAGCCAGTCCCACAGGCGGCTATTACTCAAATGCCAAAATCACCAGCTTTGTTGGTATTTTTCCCGTAGAGTCTCCTCGCTACGTCGTATTAGCCGTGGTTGATGACCCCAAAGGCAAAGAGGCTTTTGGTTCAACCGTGACAGCGCCCATTGTTAAGTCTGTAGTCGAAGCCCTGATTTCCATTGAACGCATCCCACCCAGTCAGCCCATAGAGCCGACAAACTAA
- the glgB gene encoding 1,4-alpha-glucan branching enzyme, whose amino-acid sequence MSLTIAPEQIDRIVWNQHHDPFEVLGPHRFEQDGKTGWVVRAYLPNAEAAWVVCPEERMEYPMHAVHHPHFFEAKIEAPALANYQLRTQEGEHERVLYDPYAFRSPLLTDFDLYLFSEGNHHRIYEKLGAHSVEIEGVKGVYFAVWAPNARNVSLLGDFNYWDGRKHQMRKGSTGVWDLFIPGIGVGEHYKYEIKNYDGHIYEKSDPYGFQQEVRPKTASIVTDLNAYKWNDAEWMEQRRHTDPLTHPISVYEVHLGSWLNASAAEPPQLPNGETEPVVLVSELRPGARFLTYRELAHRLIPYVKELGFTHVELLPIAEHPFDGSWGYQVTGYYACTSRFGTPEDFMYFVDECHRNGIGVIVDWVPGHFPKDGHGLAFFDGTHLYEHADPRKGEHKEWGTLVFNYNRNEVRNFLVANALFWFDKYHIDGMRVDAVASMLYLDYCRKPGEWVTNQYGGRENIEAADFLRQTNHVIFSYFPGVLSIAEESTDWPMVSWPTYVGGLGFNLKWNMGWMHDMLDYFHMDPWFRQFHQNNITFSMWYHHSENYMLALSHDEVVHGKSNIIGKMPGDEWQKLANVRCLFTYMFTHPGKKTLFMSMEFGQWSEWNVWADLEWHLLQYEPHQKLKQFITDLNQLYRSEPSLYSQDFAQEGFQWIDCSDNRHSVVSFIRRSKDTGEFVIAVCNFTPQPHSHYRVGVPEMGFYTELFNSDAREYGGSNMGNLGGKWTDEWSYHNQPYSLDLCLPPLGVLILKINREKTQAALQPNFNE is encoded by the coding sequence ATGTCCCTAACGATCGCCCCCGAACAAATTGACCGTATTGTTTGGAACCAACATCACGATCCGTTTGAAGTCCTAGGTCCCCACCGATTTGAGCAGGATGGTAAGACTGGCTGGGTAGTACGGGCTTATCTACCGAATGCAGAAGCCGCGTGGGTAGTTTGTCCAGAAGAAAGGATGGAATACCCTATGCATGCGGTGCATCATCCTCACTTCTTTGAAGCCAAAATTGAGGCACCGGCTCTGGCGAACTATCAGCTACGGACTCAGGAAGGAGAGCATGAGCGGGTACTCTACGACCCTTACGCCTTCCGCTCCCCCCTGTTGACAGATTTTGACCTGTATCTATTTAGCGAAGGCAATCATCACCGCATCTACGAGAAACTGGGGGCGCACTCAGTAGAAATAGAGGGTGTTAAAGGTGTCTACTTTGCCGTATGGGCACCCAATGCTCGCAACGTCTCGCTTTTAGGCGATTTTAACTACTGGGATGGGCGTAAACACCAAATGCGTAAAGGTTCTACTGGTGTTTGGGACCTGTTTATTCCCGGAATCGGTGTTGGGGAGCACTATAAATACGAAATCAAAAACTATGACGGTCACATCTACGAAAAATCAGACCCCTATGGTTTCCAGCAAGAAGTCCGACCCAAAACAGCATCGATCGTTACAGACCTGAATGCTTATAAGTGGAATGATGCTGAGTGGATGGAACAACGGCGTCATACCGATCCTCTGACTCATCCGATTTCTGTCTATGAAGTTCATTTGGGTTCCTGGCTGAATGCCTCCGCCGCAGAACCGCCTCAGTTACCCAATGGTGAGACGGAACCAGTAGTTTTGGTTTCGGAACTAAGACCTGGAGCGCGTTTCCTCACTTACCGCGAACTGGCACATCGGCTGATTCCCTACGTTAAAGAGTTGGGATTCACTCACGTTGAGCTGTTACCCATCGCAGAGCATCCTTTTGATGGTTCCTGGGGATATCAGGTCACAGGTTATTATGCCTGTACCTCCCGCTTCGGGACACCAGAAGACTTTATGTACTTCGTTGACGAATGCCACCGCAACGGGATTGGGGTGATTGTGGACTGGGTTCCCGGTCACTTCCCCAAAGATGGTCACGGTTTGGCATTCTTTGATGGTACCCATCTTTATGAACATGCCGACCCTCGTAAGGGTGAGCATAAGGAGTGGGGCACGTTGGTGTTCAACTACAACCGCAACGAAGTCCGAAACTTCCTGGTTGCCAACGCTCTGTTCTGGTTCGATAAATACCACATTGATGGGATGCGGGTGGATGCTGTCGCTTCCATGCTTTACCTCGACTATTGCCGCAAGCCTGGAGAGTGGGTCACCAACCAGTACGGGGGTCGCGAGAATATTGAGGCGGCGGATTTCCTGCGCCAGACGAATCATGTGATTTTTAGTTATTTCCCCGGTGTCCTCTCAATTGCAGAGGAATCTACAGACTGGCCGATGGTGTCTTGGCCGACCTATGTAGGAGGTTTGGGCTTTAATTTGAAGTGGAACATGGGCTGGATGCATGACATGTTGGACTACTTCCACATGGACCCTTGGTTCCGTCAGTTCCACCAGAACAATATTACGTTCAGTATGTGGTATCACCACAGCGAGAACTACATGCTGGCGCTTTCCCACGACGAAGTCGTCCACGGCAAGAGCAATATAATCGGTAAGATGCCAGGGGATGAGTGGCAGAAGCTTGCCAATGTGCGTTGCTTGTTTACCTATATGTTCACTCACCCTGGTAAGAAAACGCTCTTTATGAGCATGGAGTTTGGTCAGTGGAGTGAATGGAATGTCTGGGCTGATTTAGAGTGGCATTTGTTGCAATATGAACCACATCAAAAGTTGAAGCAGTTTATCACTGACCTGAATCAGCTTTATCGCAGCGAACCGTCTCTTTATTCGCAAGATTTTGCTCAAGAGGGATTTCAATGGATTGATTGCAGTGATAATCGCCATAGTGTGGTTTCATTTATCCGTCGTTCCAAAGATACTGGGGAGTTTGTGATTGCAGTCTGCAATTTCACACCTCAGCCTCATAGTCACTACCGTGTGGGTGTTCCAGAGATGGGATTTTACACGGAACTGTTTAATAGTGATGCCCGTGAGTACGGGGGTAGCAATATGGGGAACCTTGGCGGTAAATGGACGGATGAGTGGTCATACCACAATCAGCCTTACTCGTTGGATTTGTGTTTACCACCATTGGGGGTATTGATTCTCAAGATCAATCGTGAGAAGACTCAGGCGGCGCTACAGCCAAATTTTAACGAGTAG